Proteins co-encoded in one Archocentrus centrarchus isolate MPI-CPG fArcCen1 unplaced genomic scaffold, fArcCen1 scaffold_27_ctg1, whole genome shotgun sequence genomic window:
- the LOC115776181 gene encoding LIM domain transcription factor LMO4-B translates to MVNSQVSGIPPGPRLCAGCGGKIADRFLLFSMERYWHTRCLKCSCCQAQLGDIGTTCYSKGGMILCRSDYIRLFGHSGACSACSQSIPANEMVMRAQGNVYHLKCFSCATCRNRLMPGDRFHYINGTIFCEHDRPGATLLNSHLPPLQNSSVLTDQKVC, encoded by the exons ATGGTAAACAGCCAAGTTTCAGGCATACCTCCGGGCCCCAGGTTGTGTGCAGGATGTGGGGGGAAGATTGCTGACCGCTTTCTGCTCTTTTCCATGGAGCGCTACTGGCACACACGCTGCCTCAAATGCTCTTGCTGCCAAGCTCAGCTGGGGGACATTGGTACCACCTGCTACAGCAAAGGGGGCATGATTCTTTGTCGGAGCGACTACATCAG ACTGTTCGGGCATAGCGGGGCGTGCAGCGCCTGTAGCCAGTCCATCCCAGCCAACGAAATGGTGATGAGGGCACAGGGAAATGTTTACCACCTAAAG TGTTTTAGCTGTGCCACCTGTAGGAACAGACTAATGCCTGGCGATCGCTTCCATTACATCAACGGTACGATCTTCTGTGAGCATGACAGACCGGGTGCTACCTTGCTCAACAGCCACCTGCCGCCACTCCAGAACAGCTCTGTGCTGACAGACCAGAAG GTATGCTGA